The Streptomyces laurentii region GCTGGACCGTACGGGCCGGATGCTGGCCCTCGACCGGCGCCTGGACGGCGGGCCGGTGAAGACGGTCACGGTCGACCTGGAGCGTGGCGGCGAGGTCACGCCCCTCCTGGAGATCACCCCGGACAGCAACGACCGGCTGCTGCTCGCGGACGCCGACAGCGGCCTGCTCGTGCTGCGTTCCGACGCGCCGTCGCCGGGCCACGACCGGCTGGCCTGGGGCGTGCTGGGCAGCGCGCTGCCGGTGCGCTTCCCGGAGTGCCTGCGGCTCGACGACGCGGCGGTGACGCCGTTCGCGGTGCAGCCGGGGCAGGTACTGCTGCCGGAGGACTGCGGGGTCGCGCTGCGGATCGACGCGGCGGCGGGCAGCTGGGTCGGCCTGTGGCGGCCGCGCGAGCGGCGGATGCTGCACGCGGCCGTCCCGCCGGGCTGGCTGGCCGGGGCGGGCCTGTGGACGGCCGGCGGGGTGCTGCGGCTGCCGTACGTGACGGACGACACGCCCTGTGGTGTCGCGGCTCTGGCGGAGCCCGCCGGTCCCGCCGTACCGGCACCGTCGCCCGAGGCCGACGCGTACCGGTACCCGGGCGCGGGGCGGCGGACGGTCCCGGTCCCGGAGCCGGGCGGGGCACGGGAGTCGGGCGCGGAGACGGTCTCGGGAACGGGCCCGGGAGGCGGTGCGCGGCGGGCGCCGGAGCCGGGGTCCGGGGGCGGCGAAACGAAGGCATGTCGTCCGGTTCCACTCCGCGATGCGCCGCTGACGGACCGCGAACCCGCTGGCTAGACTCACGGGCCGCACCAGCAAGAGCGACGCATACGGGGTGAGTTCCACCATGAGCAACACGGACGCGCAGGAGCCGAACGGCTCGGGCAAGCACCGCGGCCCGGCCGCACCGACCGAGGACTCCTCGTCCTCGGCGAACGGCCGTCACCGGCGCGAGCCCGAGACGCAGTAGACACCATCGGCGGCCCCCCGCGACCAGGGGGAGAGGGGCCCCGGGACCGGTCACACGACCGGTCCCGGGGCCCCTCTCGTCGTACGGTCGCCCGCGTACGGTCGCGGTCGGCCCTTCCAGACGCGGTCGGCCCTTCCGGACGTGGTCAGCCCTTCTTGAGGCCCAGCACCTCCGCCGCCGCGAAGGTCTCCCCCGCCGGCCGGTCCGCGTAGTGCGGGGTGAGCAGCCCGTCCAGCTCCTCGTAGCTGAAGACGTCCTTGGCCGTGTCGAACTTGGCCGCCACCCGGGGCCGGTCGACGATCGCGACCATCCCGCCGTGGACGACGAACAGCTGTCCGTTGACCCGGGCCGCGGCCGGCGCGGCGAGGTAGCCGACGAGCGGCGCCACGTGCTCCGGCGCCAGCGGGTCCAGCTCGTCCGCGGACGCCGGCTCGGCGAACCCGGCGAAGACGTCCTCGGTCATCCGGGTGCGGGCCCGCGGGCAGATGGCGTTGACGGTGACGCCGTACTTGGCGAGGGCGAGCGCCGAGGAGGTGGTGAGGCCGACGATGCCGCCCTTGGCCGCCGCGTAGTTGGGCTGCCCGGCCGAGCCGGCCAGGTACGCCTCCGAGGACGTGTTGACGATCCGGCCGAAGACCCCGCTCTCGCCCGCCTTGGCGCGCTCGCGCCAGTGCGCGGCGGCGAAACGGGTGGTGTTGAAGTGGCCCTTGAGGTGGACCCGGACGACCGAGTCCCACTCGTCCTCGCCCATCGAGAAGACCATCCGGTCGCGCAGGATGCCCGCGTTGTTGACCAGGACGTCCAGCTTGCCGAACTCGCTCACGGCCAGGCCGACCAGGGCGCGCGCGGTCTCGAAGTCGGCGACGTCGCCGAGGTGGGCGACGGCCCGGCCGCCCGCCGCGCGGATCTCGGCGACGACCTCCTCGGCGGGGGCGGCTGACGCCGCGCCGGAGCCGTCGCGGCCGGGCTGGCCGTAGTCGTTGACGACGACGGCCGCGCCGAGCCGGGCCAGTTCGAGCGCCTCGGCCCGGCCGAGGCCGCGGCCGGCGCCGGTGACGATCGCGCTCAGCCCCGCCAGCGGCTGAGCCGCCGGTGACGGGGACACACGGGGCAGTGACATGGTTCGCGTCCTCTCCGGTGAAGCCTCTGAAGCCTCGGATCCGCTGGGGATCCCGTGAGCGACAACGCGTGGGCCGTCGCTTCGGATACTGGTTCGGGCACTTCCGGCACCGGTTCACGCGCTGCTTCGGGCACTCCTCGGAGGCCTCCGGGGCGGGTCCTCCCGCCCCGGACGCCGTCGTGAGCGCTGTTCCGGGTGCCGGTCGCCTCAGAGCTCGATGCAGGTCCGCAGCGCCGCGCCCGTCCGCATCTGCTCCAGCGCCTCGTTGATGCCGCTCAGCGGCACCCGGTGGGTGATCAGCGACGCGAGGTCGATCCGGCCGGCCCGCCAGAGCGCGATGGCCCGTTCGTACGAGCGGAGCACGTCCCCGCCCCCGTACATCGACGGCAGGATCCGCTTCTCGTCGAAGAACAGCTCGAACATGTTGAGCTGGAGGAAGTCGTCGAGGGCGCCCGCGCCGACGACGCACAGGGTGCCGCCGCGCCGGGTGGTGTCGTAGGCGGTGCGCGCGGTGGCGGACTTGCCGACGACCTCGAAGACGTAGTCGAAGCCCTCGCCGCCGGTCACGCGCTGCTTGGCGTCGGCGAGCGCGTCCGGGGCGACGGCCTCGGTGGCGCCGAATCCGAGGGCGGCCTCGCGGCGCGACTCGACCGGGTCGACGGCCACGATCTGCGCGGCGCCCTGGAGCCGGGCGCCCTGGATGGCGGAGATGCCGACGCCGCCGCAGCCGATGACGGCGACCGACGAACCGGCCGCCACCTTCGCGGTGTTGATGGCCGCGCCGAGTCCGGTGGTCACGCCGCAGCCGATGAGCGCGGCGATGTCGTACGGCACGTCGTCGGGGATCGGCACGGCGCAGCGCGCGTCGACGACGACCTCCTCGGCGAACGTCCCGGTCCCGGCGAAGCCGAAGACTTCACCCGCACCGCCATCGGAACCGCCGCCCGCGCGACGGAAGTTGGGGGTGCCGGCGTTCATGAACCCGGCCAGGCAGAGCTGGGTCTGCCCGCGCCTGCAGGCGGGGCAGCTCCCGCACGCGGGCAGCCAGCACAGCAGCACCCGCTGCCCCACGGCGAGACCCGTGACGCCGTCGCCGACGTCGAGGATCTCCCCGGCGCCCTCGTGGCCGGGCACGAACGGCGCCGGCTGCGGCAGGACGCCGCTCATCGCGGAGACATCGGAGTGGCACAGGCCGGTGGCCCGGATCCGGATCCGCACCTTGCCGGGTCCGAACCCCACCGCCTCGACGTCGTCGAGGACTTCGAGTTTGTCCTGGCCGATCTCGTGCAGTACGGCTGCGCGCATGGTGCGGCTCCCATCAGCTGACTCGGGTCCGAGGCGGGGCGGGGCGGTTCGGGGTGCGGAGACGGCCGGCCCTCAGGAGGGGTCGGCGACGGTCACGACGGTGTCGGCGAGTACGGGGGCGTCGTCGCGTTCCACGGCGGTGACCGTGACCTGCACGCGGCCGCTGTCGCCGCCGTCCCCCTCCGTGAGACGCCACATCCGGATCCGGAGGGTCTCGCCGGGGAAGACGATTCCGGCGAAGCGGGTGCGGTAGCCGCGCACGCGGGTGACATCGCCGCCGAGAAGGGTGTCGACGACCGCCTTGAGGGTCATGCCGTACGAGCACAGGCCGTGCAGGATCGGCCGGTCGAAGCCCGCGAGCTTGGCGAACTCGGGGTCGGCGTGCAGCGGGTTCCAGTCGCCGGACAGCCGGTAGAGCAGGGCCTGGTCCTCACGGACGGGCCGCTCGACGGTGGCGTCGGGCGCCCGGTCGGGCACGGCGAGGCGCTCGGAGGGACCGCGGTCGCCGCCCCAGCCGCCCTCGCCGCGGACGAAGATCTGGGCGTCGCTGGTCCACAGCGGCCCGTCGGCGTCGGCGGCCTCGGAGCGCAGCACCAGGACGGCGGCCTTGCCCTTGTCGTACACGGCGGCGACCCGGGAGGTGGAGACGGCCCGGCCGGCGACGGGCAGCGGCCGGTGCAGGGTGATCGACTGGCCGCCGTGCAGCACGGCGGCGAGGTCGATGTCGATGCCCGGGGCGCCCAGACCGCCGACGACGCCCATGCCGGCGCCCGCGACGGTGGCGAAGCTGGGCAGGACGTGCAGCCGGGACTCCAGGGTGTAGCGCAGCTCGTCGGGGTCGGTCGCGGGCGCGCCCGCGCCGAGGCCGAGGTGGTAGAGCTGGACGTCCTTGTGGTCCCAGGCGATCTCCGCGCTGCGGGGTTCGGCGGCGACGGCCTTGGCGGCGTCAATGGGCATCGGCTTGCTGCTCCTTGTGGCGGTTGGAGACCTCGGCGCGGCCGTCCGCACCGTCGACCACGCCGAGGCCGTGCGGGAGCCGGTCCGGACCGCGTTCGTCGGTTCGTTCGTGTTCTAGAACGCGTTCTAGAGCGGCGATCCCCATGTATAGCGGAGGGAGTTGACGAGGGGAACCCTCCTGACGGTACGTCAGATATCCGTATCCGTACGGGCGACGGCCCGATCCGAGCCCCGCGTCGGCGGCCTCGACCGGGCCGGCCGAGACCCAGGACATTTGTCACGGCCAGGTCCGTACACCAGAGCCTGCCCGGGTCCTCCCCCGCTCCGTAGCGTCATACCCATGACGAACGAACAAGCGTCCAGCACCCCCGCCGCCCAGGCCGCCACCCGCGCCGCCGACGCCGTCGACGGCACCGCGGTCGCCTTCGCCGCCGTCACCAAGACCTTCGGCCACGTCCGCGCCGTGGACGGCATCGACCTCCGCATCCGCCGCGGCGAGACCGTCGCCCTGCTCGGCCGCAACGGCGCCGGCAAGTCCACCACCATCAACCTGCTCCTCGGCCTCGACACACCCGACAGCGGCCGGGTCCGCCTCTTCGACGGCACCCCCGAGCGCGCGGTCGGCGCCGGCCGGGTGGGCGCCATGCTCCAGGACGGCCGTCCGGTCCCCCGGGTCACCATCCGCGAGCTGGTCGACTTTGTCGCCCGCACCTACCCGAGGCCGCTGCCCGTCGACGAGGCCCTGGCCCTGGCCGGTCTCACCGACCTGGCCGGCCGCCGCGCCGACCGGCTCTCCGGCGGCCAGGCCCAGCGCGTGCGCTTCGCCGTCGCGCTGGCCGGCAACCCGGAGCTGATCGTCCTCGACGAGCCGACCGCCGCCCTCGACGTCGAGGCCCGCGAGGCCTTCTGGGACTCGATGCGCGGCTACGCCCGGCGCGGCAACACGGTCCTCTTCTCCACCCACTACCTGGAGGAGGCCGACACCCACGCCGACCGCATCGTCGTGGTCGACTCCGGCCGGATCCTCGCCGACGGCACCGCGGACGAACTGAAGCGCGCCGCCGGCGGCACCACGGTCTCCTTCGACCTGGCCGGCGGCTCCTCCGAGGGCCTGGCGGCGCTGCCCGGCGTCACCTCCGTCGAGATCCGCGGCGACCGCGCCCACGTCCGCAGCGACGACTCCGACGCGACCGTCCGCGCCCTCGCCGAGCGTGACGCCGTACGCCGCCTCCAGGTCGCCCCGGTCTCCCTGAACGAGGCCTTCCTCACCCTCACCCGCGCGTCCGCGGCCCGCACCGCCCAGGACGCCCACTCCCTGGAGATGTCCCGATGATCACCGCGTATGTCCGCCTCGAAGTCCGCCGCACCCTGCGCGACGTCGGTTTCGTGATCTCCTCGATCGGCGTCCCCGTCATGATGTACCTCCTCTTCACCAACCTCGGCGGCCAGAACGACCCCGCCTTCAAGTCCGCCGCGATGATCGGCATGGCGGCGTACGGCGCGCTGGGCGCCGCCCTGTCGCTGGGCACCGGCGTCGCCGAGGACAAGTCCACCGGCTGGCTGCGCCAGCTGCGCGTCACCCCGATGAGCCCGCGCCAGGTGGTCGTCGGCCGGGCCCTGACCGGCAGCGTCATCGTCCTGCCGGCCATCACCGCCGTCCTGCTCGCGGGCGCCACGGTCAACGGCGTACGGCTCGACAGCTGGCAGTGGGCCGTCGTGGCCCTCACCCTGTGGGCGGGTTCGCTGCCCTTCACCCTCCTCGGGCTCGGCAACGGCTACCGGCTCTCCAGCCAGGCGGCCGGCGCCGTCAACGTGGCCTGCAACCTGGGCCTCGCGGTCGTCGGCGGCCTGTGGTTCCCGATCGACCTGTTCCCCGGCTGGCTGCGCTCCCTCTCCGACTACACGCCGACCAACCGCTTCGCCGAACTGGGCCGCGCGGTCACCGAGGGCACGGCGCCCGGCATCGCCACGATCACGATCCTGGTGGCGTGGGCCGCGCTGTTCGGCCTGTACGCGGCGGTCTCGTACCGTCGTTCCGCACGGACGGTCTGACGAGGACCAGCGGACGAGGGGCGAGGGATACCGATGGCGAAAGGTGAATTCCGACGACGCCGCGCCGAGAGCAGGCGCGGCGGCCGTCCGACCGGACTCAGCCTGATCCCCTGGCTGCTGCTCGGCCTGGGCGCGCTGTCCCACCTCATCTCGGGCAACGCCCCGAACCCCTGGATCGGCGGCCTCGGGCTGCTGACCTTCAACACCCTCTACATCGCGGTCGTCATCCGCGCCTTCCACCCGCGCACCCGCGAGACCCCGCTCACCTGGGGACTGCTCATCGCGCTCGGCGCCGTCACCTTCGGGCTGACCATCGGGTACGGGGAGTCCTGGCTGCTGCTCTTCCCGCTGCTCGGCCTCGCGGTCGGAGCGGTCACGCGGCGCGGCCGGATGCTGCGGCTGATCACCATCCCGCTGACCGCGGCCGTGGCAGCGGTGACGTTCATCAAGGCGAGCTGGGACTCGTTCGGGGTGGTGTACGGGACCTTCATCTCGATCATGGTGACGGCGACGATCCTCGCCCTGGACCAGACGGTGAACGAACTGCGCGAGACCCGCGAGGAACTCGCCCGCGCGGCCGTCGAGAAGGAACGCCTGCGCTTCTCCCGCGACCTGCACGACCTGCTGGGCCACACCCTGTCCGTGATCGTCGTGAAGTCGGAGGCGGCGCGGCGGCTCGCGCCCCGCGACCTGGACGCGGCGCTGGCGCAGATCACGGACATCGAGTCGGTCGGCCGGCAGGCGCTGACGGAGATCCGGGAGGCGGTCACCGGCTACCGCGAGGGCAGCCTGACCACCGAACTCGACCGCGCCCGCGACGCGTTGTCCTCGGCCGGCATCGAGCCGGTGGTCCGCCAGTCCGGCCCGCCGCTGGAGCCGCAGACGGAGGCGCTGCTGGGCTGGGTGGTCCGCGAGTCGGCCACCAACGCCGTACGCCACAGCGGCGCGACCCGCTGCGAGATCGAGATCGGTGGCGGCCCGGAACGGGTCCGCCTGACCGTCACCGACAACGGAACCGGTGCCGGATCCGCTGGTACCGCTGCGGGCACATCCGGCAGCGGCCTGAAGGGCCTCCACGAACGCCTCGCCGCCGCCGGCGGCACCTTCACCTCGGGCCCCCTCCCCCAGGGCGGCTTCCGCGTGACGGCGGAACTCCCGGTGGAACCGGCGGAGGCGGAACCCGAGGACGGCGGCGACCACCCGTAGACCGGTGACCGGCAACCGAGCGGCGGGCGGCTTGCCGGGCGCCGTGCCGCCCTCGCCCTACCCTGGTGCCCGTGAACGAGATGCCGCAGGACCAGCGCCCCGCCCGGTGTACGAGAGTCCTCCTCGCCGAGGACCAGGGCATGATGCGCGGCGCGCTCGCGCTGCTGCTCGGGATGGAGCCGGACATCGAGGTCGTCGCCCAGGTAGGACGAGGCGACCAGATCGTGGAGGCGGCGCTGACGGCGCGGCCGGACGTCGCCCTGCTGGACATCGAGCTGCCGGGCCGCTCCGGCCTCGACGCGGCGGCGGACCTGCGGGACGAGGTGCCCGACTGCCGGGTCCTCATCCTCACGACGTTCGGCCGGCCCGGCTATCTGCGCCGCGCGATGGAGGCGGGTGCGGTCGGCTTCCTGGTGAAGGACGGCCCGGTCGAGGACCTGGCCGAGGCGATCCGCAAGGCCCTGCGCGGCGAGACGGTCATCGACCCGGCCCTCGCCGCGGCCGCCCTCAGCGCGGGCCCCAACCCCCTGACCGCCCGCGAACGCGACGCCCTCGGCGCCTCCGTCGACGGCGCGACGATCGCGGACATCGCGACGAAGCTCCACCTCTCGGAGTCGACGGTCCGCAACTACCTCTCCTCCGCCATCGGCAAGACGGGCACCCGCAACCGCATGGAAGCGGTCCGCGCCGCCCGCCAGCAGGGCTGGCTCTGATTCACCAACGGGGACATCAGCCAGCCGATGGCATCTGAGGCAATCAAAACGCCCGCCGGCGGCGCATCCGCTGCACGAACGCTGGAGGGGTCAGTTCTGGCAACACATGCTGCTGCACATCTCCTCTTCCCACTGCTAATCCGCTGGAGCGTGGGCGATGTAGCCGGTCAGGCTTTACCCGTTCCAGCTCCGTCCGGACTGGTTCGCTAGGTAGGACCGACCGGTTCTCAGCTTCCAGCCTTTACGCTTCGCGGGCTCGTCCACCTCACTGGGTGATGCCGGAGTGACACCATGCCACTCCAGCCACAAGTATGCGAGATATGCCTTGCTCTGACTCGGGTCGACTGCGAACGTGAGCTTCGCCGCCGACCCGTGCATGCCCTTCCCCTGGCAGAGCAAGAAGCCTGACAGGCCGCAAAAGTCCGCCAGCAGGTTTCCAACTGCTGGCGGACCCTGGACGGACTCACCGACTTCGCCGTCAGTTGGTCACCTGTCCACCGCGCCAAGCACGGCCTCGACCATCTCGCCGCCCTCATCTAGCTCTTCACTTGGCTGTCTCTAGCTCCCCAGAGGGGCTTGACCACCCGCAGCAGCAGATCACTCGTAGCGGGCGAAGTTCGGCACGCCCTCGACCGATGCCGGATCGTCGATCGACCATGTCGGTGCACCTTCAGGTGCGCGAACCCGCGAGACAGAGATGCCGTGTAGACACTTGCCGCACCACAACAGTACGTACCCGATCCGGCTTTCGTGCTTGACGATGTACCTAACCTCAAGCTGGTCCTGGCCGCAATCCGGGCACGAGACCAGCCCCACCTCACTCTGCCGGTCGGCAACCCGACCCAGCACCCTCAGCCATGCCGCACGGTCAGCCATCAATCCTACCTCTCGTTGTAGAAGTTCCAGAATTGATCCTCCGAGCCGTAGGCGGCCCGTTCCCAAGCGCGCTCCTGCTCAAGCGAGGATGGGGGCCCGTACAGTCGGCTCTGCATGACATGCATCCGCTCGTGACCGAGCGTTCGGACAAGATTCTCTGTGGAGGAAAAGGCGTCAGGGTACAGCGTGATGAGCGTCCCATCCGGCAGCGTGTGGCCGTACAGATTACGCCCGACCAAGTCCGCGTCACGATTGATCTTAACCTTCACACCGCCAAGGTCTACTCCAGCGTCCCGGGCCACTTGGTTGACCACACGTTTCTGCATGGCAACTGGGAGGCCCGAGAAGGCTCCTACGTTCGAAGTTCGCCGTGCCAGTGGCGAAGCACTGAGTGCGGAGGCAGCGCTCCCGACCCGAGAGGCGCCGAGCGGGGGGACGACGGTCGAGGCAAGGACCCCAGCACTCGCAGCATCTGCGAACCGGGCGGAATTCACATCGATTCCATTCGATGCAAATTCCTCACGGATCGCATCACTTGCGCAATCCACCTCACCAAAGAGCTGGAACAGGCCGCATGCACCAGTCAGAACATCAACAGCTGCCGTAACAAGCCCCGCCCCAAAGTCACTCCAATCGCCCTTCGGCCCAGGGTGCAGGGGAATGGCGGTCGGCACCCCTGTCGGGTTGCTGCTACTTACGACCCCCGCCGTGCCGTTGGACCCACCGCCGCCACCGCCACCGCCACCGCCACCGCCACCGCCACCGCCACCGCCACCGCCAGGCTTGATTATGTTGCAGAGGTACGGGTGACAGCCGCCGTAGTCGCCCGACCTTGAGCCAGGCGTCTTGTTCTGGTTTCCGCCCAACGGGCCGCCCGGCTCGCTACGGCCCTCGCCGTCGTCGACGTACATACCCATGGAGTCACTGGAGGTCACGGGCGTGTTGTTGGCGTACGCATAGCCATTGAGCGACTGATGCTGGTCCAGGACGAGCGCCGGGTCGACGCTGATGAACTGGCCGATCTCCGTGTCGTATTCACGCGCCCCGATGTGAGTGAGGCCCGTGGTCTTGTCGGCTGTCTTGTTCAGGAAGCCCTTGTCCGTCGGCCACGTGCCGACCGAGCCGCCGCGCTCCGCCCCGAACGGGCTCATGAAGCGCTTGGTGATCGCCTGTGTGGCGTCGGAGGCGATGCTCAGGCTCTGTGTCCCGTGCTGGTCGCCCGCGAGGAACGAGATCTTGGTGCTCTTCGACTCGTTGGAGCGGACGGCCACCGTGATGCCGCCGGCCGTGTAGGTGCGCTGAGCCCAGACGGTCTTGTCGGAGCGGCGGTGCAGTTCCGTGGCGCCGGCGTAGAGGATCCTCTCCCCGTCCGCCGTGTTACGGATCAGTAGTTCGCCGTCCGCGTCGTACAAGTAGTCCGTCGTCTTGGTGCCCTCGGTGAGGGTGCCGAGCCGGTTCTCCGCGTTCCAGGCCAAGCTCTGCTGGCCCGTGGTGCCCGGACGTTGGGTCGTATTGCCGGTGGAGTCGTAGCCGTAGACCTTGTCCTTGGCGGGGTCGGCCGTGCCGCAGTCGCCTGCCCTCTTGGTCGTGTAGCGGAGGGTGTGCGGCTGCTGGGTGGAGGTGTAGCAGTAGGTCGTCGTGGTGTCGCCCGCGGCGGCGTGCTGGGTCTCCGTCTGACGCTGGCCGGCACCGGTGAACGTGTACGAAGTCCAGTACGGGGCGGGCCCGGACAGTTGCTTCGCGTCGCGCGGGTCGGCGCACTTCTGGGAGGCCGGGGTCCATGCCTCGGTCATCCGGCGGTAGCCGTCGTAGGCGAAGCACTGGGTCTCACCGGACGACGTGCCGCCGAGCGTGGCCGGGTCGGCGATCGACGTGACGTTGCCGGCCTGGTCGTAGGTGTAGGTCAGGCTTTGCGGGCTGTACGAGTGGGTGTCGGTGGTGACGTGGCTGTTGAGCAGCCGGCCGGTTCCCTCCTCGTACGTGTTGCCGACATAGACGTTCTTGTCGCCGGTGCCGCCCAGGCCCAGCTTGAGCTGACCGACCTGCCCGAGGGCGGAGTAGGCGATGTTCTGGACGTATCCGGTGAGTCCCTTCACCGAGGTGAGCTGACCCAGGTCACCGTAACCGAACTTGATGTCTTCGCCGGGCAGTCCACCGAGCGCCGGTTCGGAGACGGTGTCCGTCGTGCCATCGTTGCGGTACGTGGTGGAGTAGGTCAGCTTGCCACCCGTGAGGTGCTCGGTGAGAGCGTCGCCGACGGGCAGCGTGAGTTCCGTCGACAGGGGTCGGCTGAGCGTGTCGTACGCGGTGATGGTCTTGGTGTAGGGCGAGCCGGTCTCACCGCCGACGTAGCGTGTGGACGAGGTCGCGTATCCCTTCAGGAGCGAGTCGTACACCCGCTTGGTGAGCAGGTTCTCGGGCTTCTGCTCCCCCGCGTAGGTGGCCGTGGGGCGGCCGATGCTGTCGTAGGAGGTGCTGACGCTCTTGCCCCCGGCGGTTGTCTTCACCGGCCGGTCGAGCAGGTCGTATTCGGTGGTGCTCTTGCCCTTGTCCGGGTCGGTCACATCCTTCTGCCGGCCGAGCAGGTCGTAGGTGTACGCCCAAGCGGAGCTGTCCGGCCCCTTGATGGTGGCCTGCTTGCCGTCCGCGGTGTACGTGAACCGGGTCGACGTGTACGACGCGCCGAGCGTCGCCCCGTAGTCCTTGTCGGCCGTGCTGGCGCCCGCGTACTCCCGGCGCTCCGTGGTCAGTCCGCGGGCGTCGGTGATGACACGAGTGGCCGAGCCCCCGTCGAGTGCCGTGGTTGCGGCGGAGTCACCGGTGTAGGTGCTGGTCGTCTTCTGCTTCTCGACGCCGAAGACGAGGAGAGCGCTGGAGACGGACCGTTCGGCGCCGTCGAAGGTGATCACGTTCTGCGCCGGCGCCTGGCCACTCAGGGCACGCGTGTACACACCCTCCGGCGCCTTGGACTTGTCGTAGATGTCGGCGAACGTCTGGTAGGCGAGGCCGCGCGAGTCGTAGCGGGTGTCGGTGAGGAGCCTGCCTCCGAGCACGCTCGGCTGCTGGGTCTGCAGAGGACGCAGCTGTGAGTCGTAGATCGTGTAGCTGGTCTTGTACGTCTGACCGTCTGCCTTGAGCGTGGCACTGGCGACCCAGGACGGCGCGGTGTTGCTGAGGCTGTACGTGTAGTGGCTGTTCGGAACCTTTGCCGCGCTGTCGCGGTCGGGCAGCCAGACATCCGTCAGACGGCCGAGCGCGTCGTAACCGAGTTCCGTCTTCTTCAGGTTCGCGTCGTAGATGCGGAGGGGCATTCCTCGGCGCGGATCGACGAAGGTGACGTTCTGGTGCGACAGCGCGTTGGCCTGCACGGTCTTGGTCAGTGGACCGGCAGCGGCGGGACTGTACGCCGTGGTGGTCGACTTCGCGTCGGCGTTGGTGACCTTCGTCGACCGGCCGAGGGTGTCGTACTCGGTCGTCGTCCCCTTCTCCCAGGTGACAGCGCCGGCCGTGCCGTAGGCCGTGGCCCGTCCGGCCCAGGTCGCGAGGCCCTTGGTCGGCTGCATGGACGAGCTCCAGGCAAGACCGTCGTACGCGGTCGCGGTGTCGGACAGAACGTTGCCCCGAGTGCCGTCAGCCGCCTCCAGTTTCAGGTCCGTCTCCGCGAAGGAGCAGTCGAGGGCCACCGTGCGCTTACGGGCGACGAGGCCGCTGAGACCCAGCGCGTCGTTGTCGGCGTACCAGATCTCGGCGCAGGTCTCGTCACCCGACTTGGCGAGATCGCCGGAGTCGAGGACCTTGGTCTCGCGGCCCTTGCCGTCGAAGGTGATCGTCTCCACCGCGCTGGACCGCCAGGTCTTGGGCACGGTGAGGTAGGTGTACGAGGTGGCCTTCTTCGTACGGATGA contains the following coding sequences:
- a CDS encoding ABC transporter ATP-binding subunit (ABC transporter ATP-binding subunit [Streptomyces venezuelae ATCC10712];~ABC transporter signature motif;~ABC-type multidrug transport system, ATPase component [Defense mechanisms]; COG1131;~ATP binding site [chemical binding];~ATP-binding cassette domain of the drug resistance transporter and related proteins, subfamily A; cd03230;~D-loop;~Domain of unknown function (DUF4162); pfam13732;~H-loop/switch region;~Q-loop/lid;~Walker A/P-loop;~Walker B;~identified by MetaGeneAnnotator; putative) yields the protein MTNEQASSTPAAQAATRAADAVDGTAVAFAAVTKTFGHVRAVDGIDLRIRRGETVALLGRNGAGKSTTINLLLGLDTPDSGRVRLFDGTPERAVGAGRVGAMLQDGRPVPRVTIRELVDFVARTYPRPLPVDEALALAGLTDLAGRRADRLSGGQAQRVRFAVALAGNPELIVLDEPTAALDVEAREAFWDSMRGYARRGNTVLFSTHYLEEADTHADRIVVVDSGRILADGTADELKRAAGGTTVSFDLAGGSSEGLAALPGVTSVEIRGDRAHVRSDDSDATVRALAERDAVRRLQVAPVSLNEAFLTLTRASAARTAQDAHSLEMSR
- a CDS encoding ABC transporter integral membrane protein (ABC transporter integral membrane protein [Streptomyces albus J1074];~identified by MetaGeneAnnotator; putative); its protein translation is MITAYVRLEVRRTLRDVGFVISSIGVPVMMYLLFTNLGGQNDPAFKSAAMIGMAAYGALGAALSLGTGVAEDKSTGWLRQLRVTPMSPRQVVVGRALTGSVIVLPAITAVLLAGATVNGVRLDSWQWAVVALTLWAGSLPFTLLGLGNGYRLSSQAAGAVNVACNLGLAVVGGLWFPIDLFPGWLRSLSDYTPTNRFAELGRAVTEGTAPGIATITILVAWAALFGLYAAVSYRRSARTV
- a CDS encoding ufaA2 protein (HDE_HSD The R-hydratase-like hot dog fold of the 17-beta-hydroxysteriod dehydrogenase (HSD), and Hydratase-Dehydrogenase-Epimerase (HDE) proteins. Other enzymes with this fold include MaoC dehydratase, and the fatty acid synthase beta subunit; cd03448;~The hotdog fold was initially identified in the E. coli FabA (beta-hydroxydecanoyl-acyl carrier protein (ACP)-dehydratase) structure and subsequently in 4HBT (4-hydroxybenzoyl-CoA thioesterase) from Pseudomonas. A number of other seemingly unrelated...; cl00509;~UfaA2 protein [Streptomyces sp. Mg1];~catalytic site [active];~dimer interaction site [polypeptide binding];~enoyl-CoA hydratase;~identified by MetaGeneAnnotator; putative;~substrate binding site [chemical binding];~substrate-binding tunnel), whose product is MPIDAAKAVAAEPRSAEIAWDHKDVQLYHLGLGAGAPATDPDELRYTLESRLHVLPSFATVAGAGMGVVGGLGAPGIDIDLAAVLHGGQSITLHRPLPVAGRAVSTSRVAAVYDKGKAAVLVLRSEAADADGPLWTSDAQIFVRGEGGWGGDRGPSERLAVPDRAPDATVERPVREDQALLYRLSGDWNPLHADPEFAKLAGFDRPILHGLCSYGMTLKAVVDTLLGGDVTRVRGYRTRFAGIVFPGETLRIRMWRLTEGDGGDSGRVQVTVTAVERDDAPVLADTVVTVADPS
- a CDS encoding hypothetical protein (identified by MetaGeneAnnotator; putative;~sequence version:1), encoding MSWVSAGPVEAADAGLGSGRRPYGYGYLTYRQEGSPRQLPPLYMGIAALERVLEHERTDERGPDRLPHGLGVVDGADGRAEVSNRHKEQQADAH